Part of the Salinimonas iocasae genome, AGAGCAAATTGAGCGCCCCAGGCTGAGTATTACCAATGCGACCAGCACAACCCAGCCAGCCTTTGCCTGCTCCAGCATCAGCCCCGCCAGAAACATCGCCAGAACCGCCAGCACCTGGATAATAATACCCACTCGCCAGACAGTGTGGCGTGCACGCATTTTTCTTAACAGTATACCGATGACAGCCTGTGGGAGTAACGCACCAGATTCTCTGATTGGCACCAGCCAGCCTATCATCCAGACCGGAGCGCCCAGTGAGATAAGAAGTGCCGGAAGTGTTGTTTTAGCCGAAATGAGGATGTCAGCCAGCTTATTAGCTGATAATGCAGCGATGAGTTTCTTTTTATGCTGAGAGGCCATGCAGTTCCCTGTAACTGACAAGCCGACGCACCCACCGCATGGAACGGTAAGTGTGGCAACGTAACCGTGGCTAGTAATTACGCAGTATTAAATAGCGAAGATCAGCATATTGTATAAGTGAATCGAAATAAAATCTTTGCGCGTCATACTGTTAGCTGTTCGCCACTTAGCGCATCACCCCTGGTTTTCAACGACCGTTTTTAAATTTTCCAGACCAGTTTCAAAATCCGGCCCCATCATGTCATCCATCATTAGCACCAGATACCGGTCAACCGGATTTGCACCGACTTCGCCACTATCACGCCATATCACGCGGGTACCCTCCGGCGTTGTTTCCAGAGTGATCTGCCCGGTCGACCCCATATCATATTCGGGAAACCAAAGACTGTATTCAACATGCCTGTTATGTTTGAGCTCGGTGATCTCCATTTCTCCACTTCCCTGGGTCGCACTTTGCCACTTTGAATACATGCCTATGGCCCGGTCGGGTCCGCCATATTCTATTTGCATATTGGGATCGCGCTGAAACCAGACTCCCCAGCTACTCCACTGCTTCAAATCTACAACATTAGGATAAATTTCTGCTGGTTCAGCATCAATTACAATACTTCGGCTTACCTCATATTCTTTTGGTAATAACAAGCCAACAGCAACGAACAACACCACAATTGTTGCCAGAGCAAAGATCAGTTTTCTCAATAAGCTCATGATTTGTCCATAATTAAAAACACAGCCAGAATTATAACACTTTTTTAACATTCGACGTCGGATTCGTCCATTTTGCTGTTGCGCGGACTGTTCACCTGTCTATTGTGATTTTCGTATCTTATGAAGATTCAATCTGTTTTTTAAAAAAAGCGGGCATGTGTATTTAACACGTAGCACCGTGATCCAATAACACCTTTTATAACGTTTTATTCATATTCACACTGCCAGACTGGTTTCTCAGTCTGTGTTGTGTACACTGAATATCTCGCCACAACCGACCAGACGAAGGCAGCACTCTTTTCGATTACCTGAAAAGCAGACAGGACAGGAGGAATCCGAATGGCAGATCATAATGCGCGCTATATTAGTAATTTAACCCGGGATACATACGCCCTCATACTAGCCGGCGGCAAAGGTTCCCGTCTTCATGAGCTGACCAACTGGCGAGCAAAACCTGCACTGTATTTTGGTGGAAAGTTTCGAATCATCGACTTTCCGCTTTCGAACTGCATTAATTCAGGCATTCGCCGTGTGGGCGTAGTAACGCAATATAAATCACACTCGCTCATCCGTCACCTTGTCAGAGGCTGGGGCCACTTCAAAAAAGAGCTTGGTGAATCCGTTGAAGTATTACCAGCGTCGCAGCGTTTTTCTGATAACTGGTATGCAGGCACCGCTGATGCGGTTTTTCAGAATATCGATATCATTCGTGACGAGCTGCCAAAGTACGTGATGATTTTATCCGGTGATCATATTTATCGGATGGACTACGGCAACATGCTCGCCCACCATGTAGAGACAGGGGCCAAGATGACGGTCTCTTGCATGTCGGTACCCACCGAAGAAGCTGCCGGAGCATTTGGCGTGATGTCGGTTGAAGAGGATTACAGAATCACAGGTTTTGAGGAAAAGCCGGCTCAGCCTGCCCCACAGCCTAACCGTGAGGGATACTGCCTGGCCTCCATGGGTAACTATGTGTTCGATACAGAGTTTTTGTTTGAGCAATTACGCCGCGATGCTGAAACAAAGGATTCGCAAAGAGATTTTGGCAAAGATATTATTCCTTCAATTATTGCCGATCATAATGTATACGCTTACCCGTTTGAGAACAGTACTGACGAAACAGCTTACTGGCGGGATGTAGGTACCATTGACTCTTTCTGGGAAGCTAACATGGAGATGGTAGCTCCCGTTCCGCAGCTTAATCTGTATGATCAGTCCTGGCCAATCTGGACCTATCAGGAGCAGCTTCCACCGGCGAAATTTGTCTGGGATGAAGATGGCCGCCGCGGAGAAGCCACTAACTCGGTGGTTTCCGGGGGCTGTATTATCTCAGGGTCCACGCTTCGCCAGAGTCTGGTGTTTTCCAACGTCCATGTACATTCCTACGGTCAGATAGAAGAAGCCGTTATACTGCCAGACGTAGAAATTATGCGTCACTGTCGTTTACGCAAAGTTGTTGTCGATCGCGGCTGTGTTATTCCCGAAGGTATGGAGATTGGCATCAATCACGATTTCGACCGTGAGCGCGGTTTCAGAGTCTCCGAAAAGGGTGTTGTTCTGGTCACTAAAGAGATGCTCGAAGCGCTTTAAGCGCTTTAAGCGCTTCGCGACTCTGATTGCTTTTCCCAGCTTGCTATAATTTCAGCGATTTTATCGGCCAGCGCCTTGGGGTGCTCAAGCGGTAACATATGTCCGCCGGGCATTTCCTCATGCACAATATCATTTTGGCTGATAAATCGCTGCCAGTGTTCCTCTTTACAAACTTCAGATTGCTGACCAGTAATAAGAACCCCCGGACAGTTCAGCTCGCCTTTAAAACTATCCATATTATGCGGAATATTACGAAATATATCGGCTTCAACCTGCGCATCGAATGTCAGAGTTTGCTGGTTTCCATCCACCGCAGTTGCAGACTCGACATAATCCGCCACACACTCTGGCTGCATGTTTTTAAACAATGCTTTGCCTTTAAAATAGGCAACCAGGTCCTCATCGACTGACCACTGAGTATTTCGGTTTTGAGCCAGGCGGGCTGGTGTAATTTTATCGATATACGATGTTAGTTTGGCAGCTTTAACAATGTGTCGTTTAGGCCCGGTCACCAGTGGCGGGTCGATGAGAACGACCCCTTTGAAGGAAGCCGGGTACCGGCAGGCAGCGATAAATGAAATAACAGCCCCAAACGAATGACCTACCGCGTATACCGGAGCCCCCGCCGAATTGCTGTAAACATAGCGGTGTAATTCTTCTGCCTGATTTGACCAGTTTGAATTAACCGGCAACTCACTGTCATGCCCGAACTGCGGCTTGGCGAGGATCTGCCAGTGCGCAGGTAGATAGCTGAACAGCTTTTTATAACTTCCGGCAGGAAAACCGTTTGCATGTGCAAAGTGCAGTTGGACTGATGAAGACAAGGAAACCTCCGGTGCGCTGAAAAAGGCCATTGGCGAACGGCCAGCCTTAATGTAGGATATCACAACCTACTCATCAGACCAGAATAACTATGCATATTGATGAACTTCTGACGCTTCCTCAGCCTGAATGGATAAGTGATGATAAAGCCGTGTTCTATGCGCTGACAATCAGTGCGGACTGGGGTCAGGGAAGAACCGCTTTTGGTGGGGCCACCGCGGGGGTTTTGTTTACTGCAATTAACTCTCTGGTTGGTGATGACCGTGTACTGCGGGCTTTTAATACCAGCTTTGTGGGTCCTATTACCCTGGATGCGCCATTCGATGTGCAGGTGTCAAAACTACGCGAAGGTAAGAATGTTAGCCACTTCCAGGGCCAGATTCTACAAAATGGCAAAGTATGCGTTGCCAGTCAGGCCTGCTTTGGGGTTGGCCGCACATCGAAAATACGTGTAGAAAACCATGAAGTTCATGCCATGGCGCCGCCGCGCAAAGCGCAGTTTATTCCACAGATACCGAAAGTAACGCCAAAATTCCTACGACACTTTGATCTGGCTATTGCCGAAGGTGGCGTGCCCTTCACGGGTCGTCAGACTCACCATTATCATGGGTTTATGCGCTTTACTAAAGCCCCGCAAACGCTTACTGATGGTCACCTGATTACAATGATCGATGCCTGGCCGCCTACGTTACTTCAAATGATGAAATGGCCTGCACCAGCCAGTACGGTGACCTGGAATATTGAAT contains:
- a CDS encoding acyl-CoA thioesterase codes for the protein MHIDELLTLPQPEWISDDKAVFYALTISADWGQGRTAFGGATAGVLFTAINSLVGDDRVLRAFNTSFVGPITLDAPFDVQVSKLREGKNVSHFQGQILQNGKVCVASQACFGVGRTSKIRVENHEVHAMAPPRKAQFIPQIPKVTPKFLRHFDLAIAEGGVPFTGRQTHHYHGFMRFTKAPQTLTDGHLITMIDAWPPTLLQMMKWPAPASTVTWNIEFIHPHRPVSGEDWFAYQAHTRQAADGYGHTEATIWDKDNEVVAISRQTVVVFD
- a CDS encoding SRPBCC family protein, with the translated sequence MSLLRKLIFALATIVVLFVAVGLLLPKEYEVSRSIVIDAEPAEIYPNVVDLKQWSSWGVWFQRDPNMQIEYGGPDRAIGMYSKWQSATQGSGEMEITELKHNRHVEYSLWFPEYDMGSTGQITLETTPEGTRVIWRDSGEVGANPVDRYLVLMMDDMMGPDFETGLENLKTVVENQG
- a CDS encoding alpha/beta fold hydrolase, translating into MSSSVQLHFAHANGFPAGSYKKLFSYLPAHWQILAKPQFGHDSELPVNSNWSNQAEELHRYVYSNSAGAPVYAVGHSFGAVISFIAACRYPASFKGVVLIDPPLVTGPKRHIVKAAKLTSYIDKITPARLAQNRNTQWSVDEDLVAYFKGKALFKNMQPECVADYVESATAVDGNQQTLTFDAQVEADIFRNIPHNMDSFKGELNCPGVLITGQQSEVCKEEHWQRFISQNDIVHEEMPGGHMLPLEHPKALADKIAEIIASWEKQSESRSA
- the glgC gene encoding glucose-1-phosphate adenylyltransferase codes for the protein MADHNARYISNLTRDTYALILAGGKGSRLHELTNWRAKPALYFGGKFRIIDFPLSNCINSGIRRVGVVTQYKSHSLIRHLVRGWGHFKKELGESVEVLPASQRFSDNWYAGTADAVFQNIDIIRDELPKYVMILSGDHIYRMDYGNMLAHHVETGAKMTVSCMSVPTEEAAGAFGVMSVEEDYRITGFEEKPAQPAPQPNREGYCLASMGNYVFDTEFLFEQLRRDAETKDSQRDFGKDIIPSIIADHNVYAYPFENSTDETAYWRDVGTIDSFWEANMEMVAPVPQLNLYDQSWPIWTYQEQLPPAKFVWDEDGRRGEATNSVVSGGCIISGSTLRQSLVFSNVHVHSYGQIEEAVILPDVEIMRHCRLRKVVVDRGCVIPEGMEIGINHDFDRERGFRVSEKGVVLVTKEMLEAL